The DNA window CaaaaaaagatctcacattgggccccaccataCCAGGCCACCCCATCCCTACATGATTACACCACTATATTTTCCTCTTGTAGcaattttttgagggccccctTTCAGTGAGAGCCCTTGGAATTATCTCAACCCCCTCCAcccattatgaaaatgaaatgcccGTTATTGTCCTAAAGGAAAATGGGAACCCCAATGactattatgaaaaaaatataactgaaaaaaattacacaagTGGAATTTACCTCAAACATAATTCCATAGCGAAAGACACTTTGGCACTGCTAGGCCACCATACAGTCTCTTTTAGCAAAGCCAGGACCAAACTTCACAATGATTACCAAAGAAGAAATTGGACAAAgaggccaagaaaaaaaaaaaagtaatcaaaatgTATCTGCTGGTGCCAGACCTTGAATGAGCAacaataagaaaatacattttctcacaGTGAATCGCACAAAAATATAGCATTACGATTCACACTGTCAATTGCTGCAGAGAACTGAGCTATTATCCCATTGGACTGTGGGGGACATGGAATCAAATTATTTGTGGATTCACAGGCCACTGCAGTTATTTGGCAGGCAGGTAACCTCACAGCAATCAAGTGCCAAACTCTCCATTTATCAATATGAGCTGGGTTCCCTGGCCACAGGTGGATCTTTATTCTAGTCCCACAGAGGGTGGACGGCTCTCAATAAAGGTGTAGTAGCAAGTTAGGATAAAGGAAGAAATACATCTTTATCATTCTCCTTTTTTCACTATTGGCACAAAGTATACACAGCCGGATGTTTAATGGAGGTTGAGCATCTTGCTCAGGGGTAAAAGGTCCAATTCAACGGCGCCAAGTTTCTGTTCCTTCAGTCCTTGCCTGTGCCCTCCCGCAGAGTTCATAGACCCAAAAGAATAATGTGCAAGTGCACAGTTGCGTTTATTGTGCTATGTCTGTGCCTGTTCTGAAGTAATCAGAAGAACGCCGAAGCTCAGAGACATGCGAGAATCAATGgccctcattcacaaaacttctcttaaattattattacttttgttcttaaacaTGTTCCGATGAAAAACCAATATTCAGGATTCATTACACgtgcagtttttgtttttttgtgcatctCGCACTGTAttagcatggggggggggggggtgatggggggctCTGAATGTGACGATCCCGCCAGCAGGATCCAGCATTAGAAAAGTTATAACAGAACTCAAAGAGGTGGGACAAAGCAGACGCTAGTACTCTACTGGCATCAAGCTGGCAACACACACCAACTCTGTCTTCGTCCTCAGGCTGTAGAGCAGGCCTGGATGTAACATTGttcttttcaaattttattttttcattttttgaggaAATTGTGAGACAAACCTGCTGACATTCACAGAGACGATTCACAATCATCATTGGAAAACTGCTGAAAAAGTAAGCTAACATGAGTCAATGACCCAACCAACCACTATCAGTCAGTACCCCTCAACCGTACGATTTAGTTCCCCTGTGCTGGCTACACATTTCTGGCTGCATCACTGGACATTCAGAAGCATCATAAATGATTGACATCACTTCAACCTTTACACAAACACGATGATATATTACCATTACAGAGAGCTTCGGTCCAGTGGTTACCAAATGGTGACTTGTGTAAGCCACTGAAGTGGCTTGTGAGATAAATATAAAGAGGGAAAAACAGACATTCCTACCACTCAGGCAAACTGAACACTGTgccaattacatttaaaaaaataaataaatgtttaaaaacatttaattttcatatttaaaaataagttcaAGGGCCTGGGTCCagaaagtttgggaaccactgttgTGAGCTTTTGATCcctttttcaaaaatcattttcagacaTGGAATTGAATGTTGAATATTAAATAGAACACAAAGCAttgaaatattgtaaatattgaaatattgattTTATGTGCTTAATGTTTGGCCCTCACAgtgacatttccattttttcaccGTAACACGCAGTTGCTGTAAGTCAAAAGAAGCTTGACCCCATCACCACAACTCACACTAGTTGGATTACAAAGATGGATAAAAGCGCAAATACAGCCTTACAGGAATGCCCTTTGTTCTAAGTTTTTGAGAAAGGATTACATTCTCCTGTTCTGCTCTGATTAAATTTGTGATAAAGGCTTGTCACGAATTGTGGTTGGACTCTGTTGGGCTGGATCTGAAACCAGTTTCATGACTCACAATCTGCTGGGTAAACACGAGTGAATTTCTCCCTGAAGCAGCACAGCCAGTCACCACACACATACTATGTACAGATCCCCCAGGTCGGTATTTACACCTGGGCATTGACTGGTACATCTCCCTCCCCATAGCCGCCCTTCGACTGCATTTGGCTCTGAATAGAGTTCACCTAGGGGAAGGAAAAggtcaaattcaaaataattaggTCAGAAACCAAATTTAAACATCAAACTAAATTCTATTTGCATTTCAAGTGATTAAACAGTCTATTTCTATTGACATTCTCCGTTCTGTCTCCATCTaggtaattaaaatgtgaacgTTGAAGGGATactctgccaaataaatgtaaagcaaTGCTCCACCCAGATTAATTAATGTCATATTTATAATGTGCCACATGCTGTACTTAAGTCAACAATAACGGTTGTGCAGAACCCCGCCCTAAAGAGTCTCAAAACACCGAACTGTTCTGGGAtatcgccacggcgacggaCTCACAGAGTTGACGCCGTTGCACACGTCTCCGGATCCCACGTGAGCCGTGTGGACGAAGTTCGTCGGCTCGCCAATCATGCTCCGATCGATATGCCGCCGACGCTTCTggagcggagagggagagggagagagggggagggagggagggagagagagagagagagagaaagaaagagagagagagagagagagagagagagggagagggagagggagggagggagagggagggagagggagggagagagagagagagagagagagagagaattcccCAGAGTGTTAAGACATTAGCGAAAAGTTGGGAATTACCAGCAGGATGTGGGAGGAACGCTAGACCATAATGCAATCTGTGTCCTGTACTGTGTGGTGGGAGGAAAGGGAAGGGGGAAAGGGCTGTGTAATCACATTGaacaaaatatttggaaatgtaTTCGGCTTTCTTCCAGAGGGGGTAACAAGTTGATGGGAATGCATTGATTTCAGTCACTTTGCGCACTGTTTATGAGATGTCCCTGGTCTTAAAATATCCATCACCTAAACTCTGGTTAATTCACaaccattttcacacacacacacacacacacacaccttttaaaCACTGATTTACATGCCAGTCACCTTCGGGACCCTTGGCTGTGGTTTTATAGTTTTAATACTTAACTTCATGCTTTCTGACGATTTCACAGTCCACTGTGCTTTAACTCCATGCAGTGTTTTGATTTGCAGAAGTGTCATAAAGGTATGGAGGTAGGATATAACAGAAACAGATGTTCTTTGTTGGTCATTTCTCTCTCACAAAACGTGCAATCTCAGTTTTTAATCTTAATTCACAACAacgaaagagagacagagagattaaGATGAACTGCTGATCACAATGGTTTTTATAAGAAACTAAGGTTTTCGAAAATATCCATGTCACAAACTGACcatattgtgtcattttttaacacacCTCTTAGACATGGAGGTGTGCTAAAAAATGACGTGTTATGTCTTGTTCTTAGCACTTTTGTTTTGAGAGTGCACGTTATTTTACTCATATGACCCCTTAATGCCTTAACAAGTTTTGTATTTCcctgtggaaaataattttaaaaacttctTAGTGACCTCTATATTTCTACCTCTTGCTTATGCAGGTAATGGCCGGACTGAGCGAAGAGGCGGGATTCAGGGTCAAAATGGCGGACTGGACTCACCGGCTGTGGCTGCTCTGCTATGCAGCAGCTGAAGCAGAACCAGAACTCGCTCATGCTCAACGGTCCTTACGTGTCCATTCCTGCTCAAGATGGCCGCCGGGGATATAAAGAGGCAACAGAGATGGACACGGGATGTGCGTCTCGGTGGAGGCCGCGCTCAGGTTTTAACGCGTTTGAGGTGTGCGAGATCGCATCAGGAACAGCCAAGCCAACCCTGGACCAGGAAGGAGACCGCCACAGCAGGTTATTCCCCGGCACGAATCAGCAAGACCTGCAACATGGCGAGAATAAACACGGCCTTTAGTTCAGTATATTAAACATTTACTGCCGTCATTAAACACACAATAATAAGAGTCTTGAATAGAGCACGGTATCTACGTACAGCAGTGTCAATGAGTAGGAAAATGAGATATGGGTGTGTTGACTTACTGAGAGAGCAAGGGAAACCATAGAAACCAGGGAAACAGGCTATTGCTACACACTGGTTATAATCACACCTGCAACACCCAAATGAGTTTAAACAGTGACTTCCACAGAACTGCAAAGGTAGTGAGATAGACCAGAGGTCCACTTACACTAGACTGTACCTGCCCGTTCCTATGTTGACTGCTTTTCCTAGTCATTCATCAGGGAGCCATCATTCTTAATATGTAGTCATGAGATCCAACATGAGATTCAGTCAGCCTCCCTTGGTcaacaaagaaaaatgcatgAGCGCTACACCACAACCATGGTGCAGCGCTCAACCATGGTGGACAGGACTCATCTGCACGTCTGTAGTTCAGCATT is part of the Anguilla anguilla isolate fAngAng1 chromosome 10, fAngAng1.pri, whole genome shotgun sequence genome and encodes:
- the LOC118206937 gene encoding CDC42 small effector protein 2-like; translated protein: MSEFWFCFSCCIAEQPQPKRRRHIDRSMIGEPTNFVHTAHVGSGDVCNGVNSVNSIQSQMQSKGGYGEGDVPVNAQV